From a region of the uncultured Desulfatiglans sp. genome:
- the rtcB gene encoding tRNA-splicing ligase RtcB: protein MDIKLEKVDDCRWRIPRTGPMRVDGLIFSNDELIKQVQGDQSLQQVANVATLPGIVGHSLAMPDIHWGYGFPIGGVAAFDPATGVVSPGGVGYDINCGCRLMTTALTIGDVRPSIKELILSLFRNVPTGVGSTGAVVLTKAEETRVALEGAAWAVKQGFGTTEDLERTEDLGTMAGADPSVLSERALKRGVDQLGTLGSGNHFLEVQVVDTIYDPKTASAFGLQEGQVTVFLHTGSRGFGHQICDDFLKMMSQKSNLLPFDLPDRQLACAPLQSELARRYLAAMACAANYAWANRQILMHLTRETFMKTLGLSPRDLRMRLLFDVCHNIAKHETHRFGGRSMELCVHRKGATRALPPGHPLLPEIYRLVGQPVLIPGDMGTHSYVLVGSEGAMKETFGSTCHGAGRVLSRSQALKRAKGRSISREMDDKGIVVHSKGKKTLAEEMPEAYKDASQVVEVVHAAGLARKVARLTPLGVIKG, encoded by the coding sequence ATGGATATCAAGCTCGAAAAGGTCGACGACTGCCGATGGCGGATTCCCAGGACCGGTCCGATGCGTGTCGACGGGCTGATTTTTTCGAACGACGAACTCATCAAGCAGGTCCAGGGTGACCAAAGTCTGCAGCAGGTAGCCAACGTCGCCACCCTGCCTGGAATCGTGGGGCACTCGCTCGCCATGCCGGATATCCATTGGGGTTACGGCTTCCCCATCGGCGGGGTGGCGGCCTTCGATCCGGCAACCGGTGTCGTCTCGCCGGGCGGCGTCGGATACGACATCAACTGCGGTTGCCGACTCATGACCACGGCGCTCACGATCGGAGACGTACGCCCATCCATTAAAGAACTGATTCTTTCCCTGTTCAGGAATGTCCCGACCGGCGTTGGATCCACTGGGGCGGTCGTGCTCACCAAGGCCGAGGAAACCCGGGTGGCGCTCGAAGGTGCGGCCTGGGCTGTCAAGCAGGGCTTCGGAACGACGGAGGACCTGGAGAGAACGGAAGACCTCGGCACCATGGCCGGGGCGGATCCTTCCGTCCTGAGCGAACGAGCCCTGAAGCGGGGCGTCGATCAACTCGGCACCCTCGGATCAGGTAACCATTTCCTTGAAGTTCAGGTCGTCGATACGATTTACGATCCGAAAACCGCGTCGGCCTTTGGTCTGCAAGAAGGTCAGGTGACCGTTTTCCTCCACACGGGGTCCAGAGGATTCGGCCATCAGATCTGTGACGATTTCCTGAAGATGATGAGCCAGAAATCCAACCTGCTGCCCTTCGACCTGCCCGACCGGCAGCTCGCCTGTGCGCCCCTTCAGTCCGAGCTGGCACGCCGCTATCTCGCGGCCATGGCCTGTGCAGCGAACTATGCCTGGGCCAACCGCCAGATCCTCATGCATCTGACGCGGGAAACATTCATGAAGACCCTGGGGCTTTCTCCCCGCGATTTGAGAATGCGGCTTCTCTTCGACGTGTGCCACAACATCGCCAAACACGAAACGCACCGCTTCGGCGGGCGGAGCATGGAGCTGTGCGTGCATCGAAAGGGCGCTACACGCGCTCTGCCGCCCGGGCATCCGCTTCTTCCCGAAATCTACCGCCTTGTCGGGCAGCCCGTCCTGATCCCCGGGGACATGGGAACCCACTCGTACGTGCTGGTCGGCTCTGAAGGTGCTATGAAGGAGACCTTCGGTTCGACCTGCCACGGGGCCGGCCGGGTGTTGAGCCGCTCTCAGGCCCTCAAGCGGGCAAAAGGCAGGTCGATTAGCCGGGAAATGGACGACAAGGGGATCGTTGTGCACTCCAAAGGCAAAAAAACACTGGCGGAAGAGATGCCGGAGGCATACAAAGACGCATCTCAGGTCGTAGAGGTGGTCCATGCGGCCGGCCTTGCCCGGAAAGTCGCTCGACTGACCCCCTTGGGAGTCATCAAAGGGTAG
- a CDS encoding conserved hypothetical protein (Evidence 4 : Unknown function but conserved in other organisms), protein MAASIFRSRDIVMQTIAYRRSEIQVLDHTADLGIIVKSPDLQTLFEDAAGYMMQMMVAPFEEGIGHDFAIRVEASDLEDLMVRWLGEILYLFEGEGQIVTSVRIEALSPWSLSAVVRRTPFDAEVHEVLCEIKAVTYHQIEVRERAGRWESRIIFDV, encoded by the coding sequence TTGGCCGCTTCGATCTTCAGATCACGGGACATCGTCATGCAGACGATCGCTTACAGACGCTCGGAGATCCAGGTGCTGGATCACACGGCCGACCTGGGCATCATCGTAAAGAGTCCTGATCTTCAAACCCTCTTCGAAGATGCAGCCGGGTATATGATGCAGATGATGGTCGCCCCCTTCGAAGAAGGGATCGGCCATGATTTCGCGATACGGGTCGAGGCCTCGGACCTCGAGGACCTGATGGTCCGATGGCTGGGGGAGATCCTCTATCTTTTCGAGGGCGAGGGGCAGATCGTCACTTCGGTCCGCATCGAGGCGCTCTCTCCCTGGTCTCTTTCAGCTGTAGTGAGGCGAACCCCTTTCGACGCCGAGGTTCACGAGGTCCTCTGCGAGATCAAGGCAGTGACCTATCACCAGATAGAGGTTCGCGAACGAGCAGGCCGCTGGGAATCCCGCATCATTTTTGACGTCTAG
- a CDS encoding conserved hypothetical protein (Evidence 4 : Unknown function but conserved in other organisms) — protein MRCAFCKTTIKTHDRILRSDTCPRCGRDLHCCKQCKFYDTHAYNDCREVSAERVVDKERANFCEYFLPRGSTRESVNPVTEARRALEALFKK, from the coding sequence ATGCGTTGTGCCTTCTGCAAAACGACCATCAAGACCCACGACAGGATCCTGCGCAGCGATACCTGCCCCCGATGCGGGCGGGATCTTCACTGCTGCAAACAGTGCAAATTTTATGACACCCATGCGTACAACGACTGCCGAGAGGTCTCGGCTGAACGGGTCGTGGACAAGGAGCGCGCGAATTTCTGCGAGTATTTTCTCCCCCGCGGATCGACCCGGGAGTCCGTCAACCCCGTGACCGAGGCGCGCCGTGCCCTTGAAGCGCTGTTCAAAAAATAA
- a CDS encoding hypothetical protein (Evidence 5 : Unknown function): MKKKTETILILVAALFLLGACSPIPPQLRHSSELDVPFATLVSGADAHKGKTVLLGGKVLAIQPEAARTLITVQQCPLNHEGRPHCKTDSGGVFLVSYHGKPLEPLSRPDQEITAVGKIIGLEKNDGSHCASGCLMIDSEEVYLWAMAPPADYKLWPRYPFDRGARSWEGY; the protein is encoded by the coding sequence ATGAAAAAGAAGACGGAAACGATATTGATTCTGGTGGCGGCGCTTTTCCTGCTCGGAGCGTGTTCACCCATCCCGCCGCAGCTCCGTCATTCGTCCGAGCTGGATGTGCCCTTCGCGACGCTGGTTTCCGGAGCGGATGCCCATAAGGGAAAGACCGTTCTCTTGGGCGGGAAGGTCCTTGCTATTCAGCCGGAAGCCGCTCGAACCCTGATCACCGTGCAGCAATGCCCCTTGAATCATGAAGGCCGTCCCCATTGCAAAACGGATTCAGGTGGTGTGTTCCTGGTTTCCTACCATGGGAAGCCCCTGGAACCTTTGAGCAGGCCGGATCAGGAGATAACGGCGGTCGGGAAAATCATCGGGCTGGAGAAAAATGACGGCAGTCACTGCGCCTCAGGCTGCCTCATGATCGACTCCGAAGAGGTGTACCTCTGGGCAATGGCGCCGCCGGCGGATTACAAACTGTGGCCCCGTTATCCCTTCGACCGCGGCGCAAGGTCCTGGGAGGGTTATTAG
- a CDS encoding hypothetical protein (Evidence 5 : Unknown function) has protein sequence MPSDGKAAERAEESEDLPEQGYKTLVVQGRIPDPVDKKGSSPDRKAVRGFFSPDADSFSTAKGE, from the coding sequence ATGCCTTCGGATGGGAAGGCCGCCGAGAGGGCGGAGGAGTCAGAAGACCTGCCTGAACAGGGGTACAAGACCCTCGTGGTACAGGGTCGCATCCCGGATCCCGTGGATAAAAAAGGGTCATCCCCGGATCGCAAAGCGGTCCGGGGATTTTTTTCTCCGGACGCCGACTCATTTTCTACAGCGAAAGGAGAATAG
- a CDS encoding putative Outer membrane insertion protein (Evidence 3 : Putative function from multiple computational evidences), whose translation MKPWIKTFYCSMAVFALAAAGNRAPAAAEDAVRMETVVVTGTRTEQAIQEVPAHVTVIDEEAIENANAENVPDLLRSEAALVVRDLYGNGKAVRVDLRGFGETGPYNTLVLVDGRRVNEIDLSGVDWTQIPLDQIERIEIVRGAGSVLYGDNASGGVINIITRTPDKGFNAAVGGTGGSYGRAKGWARAGGGTERLATLLSASYESMNGYRENGYLRTRDIGAKVAYDATDSLSFNLSGAYHSDDYGLPGPLTEEAYALDRRQADAPDDGARNTDQYLKADTRIDFGALGYLAADLGYRYRDTDEAFVSYTFSAERKLDTWSFTPRYVLEKPLFSRPNTLIAGADFYWAEMDLDTLYGAPPAPSSRSNVSRDSYGFYLNNDLFVLDNLILSLGARRESVEYDMKQEDLTGYLDPLDDTVDDHEYAYSAGLTYLYQGESSVFVRANRSFRFPLTDELVVYDFYSGSININPDLHPQRGDHLETGVRHFITRDIEASLTLFQAKIKDEIFFNKDTYTNENHPETLHRGLELGAKARVWRHLTLYGNYTYEKATFEKDPYEGRDIPAVPRHRGNLGFRLQDFITGMVFSADYNYVGESYAISDQANAFSKQGSYYTVNARLSYTWNSIKTFVGVNNLTNQDYSEYVVIGGFPAAPNYYPAPDRNYIFGVEWAF comes from the coding sequence ATGAAACCCTGGATCAAGACATTTTACTGCAGCATGGCCGTTTTCGCTTTGGCGGCAGCCGGCAACCGCGCGCCGGCCGCCGCCGAGGATGCGGTCCGGATGGAAACCGTCGTCGTTACCGGAACACGCACCGAGCAGGCCATTCAGGAGGTCCCGGCCCATGTGACCGTCATCGACGAAGAAGCGATCGAGAACGCCAATGCCGAAAACGTGCCAGACCTGCTCCGCTCGGAGGCAGCACTCGTTGTGCGGGATCTCTATGGCAATGGCAAAGCGGTACGGGTCGATCTGCGAGGATTCGGGGAGACGGGCCCGTACAACACGTTGGTTCTGGTGGACGGGCGCCGCGTAAACGAGATCGACCTGAGCGGCGTCGACTGGACGCAGATCCCTCTCGATCAGATCGAGCGGATCGAGATCGTCCGCGGGGCCGGGAGCGTCCTCTACGGCGACAACGCCTCGGGCGGCGTCATCAACATCATCACCAGAACTCCGGACAAGGGATTCAACGCTGCAGTGGGCGGCACGGGGGGGAGCTACGGGCGCGCGAAAGGCTGGGCGCGTGCAGGCGGCGGCACGGAACGGCTGGCGACTCTTTTATCAGCCAGCTATGAGTCGATGAACGGATACCGTGAAAACGGCTACCTGCGCACCCGGGACATCGGGGCCAAGGTGGCCTACGACGCCACGGATTCCCTGAGCTTCAACCTGAGCGGAGCCTATCACTCGGACGACTATGGTCTGCCGGGGCCGCTGACCGAGGAGGCCTATGCCCTGGACCGCCGTCAGGCGGACGCCCCGGATGACGGCGCCAGGAACACGGACCAGTACCTCAAGGCGGACACACGGATCGATTTCGGCGCGCTGGGGTATCTCGCCGCCGATTTAGGCTACCGGTACCGCGACACCGACGAAGCGTTCGTCAGCTACACCTTCTCGGCGGAACGGAAACTCGACACGTGGTCCTTCACACCGCGCTATGTCCTCGAAAAACCTCTCTTCTCGCGCCCGAATACCCTGATCGCGGGGGCGGACTTCTACTGGGCCGAAATGGATCTCGACACCCTGTACGGCGCCCCGCCGGCGCCGTCCAGCCGATCGAACGTCTCCCGGGACAGCTACGGGTTCTACCTCAACAACGATTTGTTCGTCCTCGACAACCTGATCCTGTCTCTAGGGGCGCGCCGGGAATCGGTCGAATACGACATGAAGCAGGAGGACCTGACCGGCTACCTGGACCCCCTGGACGATACGGTCGACGACCATGAGTACGCTTACAGCGCCGGACTGACCTACCTCTATCAGGGGGAGTCATCGGTTTTCGTGCGCGCCAACCGCAGTTTTCGTTTCCCTCTGACGGACGAACTGGTGGTTTACGATTTCTACTCGGGCAGCATCAACATCAATCCGGACCTCCACCCGCAGCGCGGCGACCACCTCGAGACGGGCGTCCGCCATTTCATCACCCGGGACATCGAGGCGAGCCTGACCCTTTTTCAAGCGAAGATCAAAGACGAGATCTTCTTCAACAAGGACACCTACACCAACGAAAACCACCCGGAGACCCTTCACCGGGGGCTCGAACTCGGCGCGAAGGCACGTGTATGGAGACATCTGACGCTCTACGGTAACTACACCTATGAAAAAGCCACGTTCGAGAAGGACCCCTACGAGGGGCGCGACATCCCGGCCGTACCGCGCCATCGGGGGAACCTCGGTTTTCGTCTGCAGGATTTCATCACCGGCATGGTCTTCTCGGCCGACTACAACTATGTCGGCGAAAGCTACGCGATCAGCGACCAGGCGAACGCTTTCTCCAAACAGGGCAGCTACTACACCGTCAACGCCCGGCTTTCCTACACCTGGAACAGCATCAAGACCTTCGTGGGCGTCAACAATCTGACGAATCAGGATTACTCGGAATACGTCGTCATAGGCGGGTTCCCGGCCGCGCCCAACTACTACCCGGCGCCGGACCGGAATTACATCTTCGGTGTGGAGTGGGCCTTTTAG
- a CDS encoding putative cob(I)yrinic acid a,c-diamide adenosyltransferase (Evidence 3 : Putative function from multiple computational evidences): protein MAFIQFMKSGDSGEVKIFRQIPNIAYYCPGKHPFILSRGPEPVHYRHAELSLEHAIGTLQDSVQILVCDEILNTLIFNLLPEEAIMDLITRCRDRVDLVLTGRHAPPEIIDAADYATELIQVKHPYYKGVRARRGIEY from the coding sequence GTGGCCTTCATTCAGTTCATGAAATCCGGAGACTCCGGCGAGGTGAAGATCTTCCGGCAGATTCCGAACATTGCCTACTACTGCCCCGGAAAGCACCCGTTCATCCTGTCCAGGGGCCCCGAGCCGGTCCACTACCGGCACGCCGAGCTGTCGCTCGAGCACGCCATAGGCACGCTTCAGGATTCCGTCCAGATCCTGGTCTGCGACGAGATCCTCAACACCCTGATCTTCAATCTCCTGCCGGAGGAAGCCATCATGGACCTGATCACGCGCTGCCGGGACCGGGTCGATCTGGTTCTGACCGGGAGGCACGCACCCCCTGAGATCATCGATGCCGCCGATTACGCGACGGAGCTGATCCAGGTCAAGCATCCATACTACAAAGGGGTGCGCGCCCGCAGAGGGATCGAGTACTAA
- a CDS encoding VacJ-like lipoprotein gives MSGLFRRGSKKRASASARFSEVLFCGGAMVLLGFLFFAPAAAFSDQTAQIPAGDGTSEAAVVEANEEPPLDEADLPPWEKEEGGALQPEPIPDPLEPFNRAMFHVNDKLYFWFFKPLATAYDYALPAELRSSFDNFFRNIEMPIRAVNCLLQGRFKDFGNEIARFLINSTIGVAGFGDAAKIVFHLEPGDEDFGQTLGRAGMKPLLFINWPIFGPSSVRDTIGRVGDGFLNPANYILSDWPERAGVSVYDRVNETSLSLGEYESFKRAALDPYVAMRDAYNQYREQKVRE, from the coding sequence GTGAGCGGGTTATTCCGGAGGGGATCGAAAAAAAGGGCATCCGCATCAGCGCGCTTTTCAGAGGTGCTGTTCTGTGGCGGGGCGATGGTGCTGCTGGGGTTTCTGTTCTTTGCGCCGGCCGCAGCGTTCTCCGATCAGACCGCTCAGATTCCGGCCGGTGACGGAACCTCTGAGGCGGCGGTCGTCGAAGCGAATGAGGAACCGCCCTTAGACGAAGCCGATCTGCCCCCCTGGGAGAAAGAGGAGGGCGGGGCGCTTCAGCCCGAACCCATACCGGACCCCCTGGAGCCCTTCAACCGCGCCATGTTCCATGTCAATGACAAGCTCTACTTCTGGTTTTTCAAGCCGCTGGCGACCGCCTATGATTATGCCTTGCCGGCGGAGCTGCGTTCGAGTTTCGACAATTTTTTCAGGAATATCGAGATGCCGATTCGGGCCGTGAACTGCCTCCTGCAGGGCAGGTTCAAGGATTTTGGCAACGAAATCGCACGATTCCTGATAAACAGCACGATCGGCGTAGCCGGGTTCGGGGATGCGGCGAAGATCGTGTTCCATCTCGAACCCGGGGACGAGGACTTCGGGCAGACGCTCGGACGGGCCGGCATGAAACCGCTGCTTTTCATCAACTGGCCGATTTTCGGGCCCTCGAGCGTCAGGGACACCATCGGGAGGGTCGGGGACGGGTTCCTGAACCCCGCCAATTATATCCTTTCGGACTGGCCTGAAAGGGCGGGGGTTTCCGTTTATGATCGGGTGAATGAGACGTCGCTCTCCCTGGGCGAGTATGAGAGCTTCAAACGGGCCGCTCTTGACCCCTACGTGGCGATGCGGGATGCTTACAACCAATACCGCGAGCAGAAGGTCCGTGAATGA
- the ttg2D gene encoding Toluene tolerance protein Ttg2D produces MGLGRIGVRLVLLLIPVLLAFPAPAPAGQATEQIRATTDKIIQILSAPELKGPELSDERAQRIRAAVDERFDWDEISRRTVGRYWARATEEQRAKFTALFAKLLERTYLDKVENYSGEEVSYDDEMIDGRYGMVKVTINSPRGTDIPVDYRLIRKDDQWFVYDISIQGVSLVNNYRIQFNSILAKSSFDDLLKQLKRKVEELS; encoded by the coding sequence ATGGGTCTCGGCAGGATTGGGGTAAGACTGGTTTTGCTTTTGATTCCGGTGCTTCTGGCGTTTCCTGCGCCGGCGCCGGCCGGACAGGCGACCGAACAGATCAGGGCGACGACGGACAAGATCATTCAAATTTTGAGCGCCCCGGAGCTGAAAGGCCCGGAGCTGTCCGACGAACGGGCGCAACGGATCAGGGCCGCGGTGGACGAGCGTTTCGATTGGGATGAGATCTCCCGGCGTACCGTCGGGCGATACTGGGCGAGGGCGACGGAGGAGCAGCGCGCAAAATTCACCGCACTCTTCGCCAAGTTGCTCGAAAGGACCTATCTCGACAAGGTCGAAAACTATTCCGGTGAAGAAGTCTCTTACGACGACGAGATGATCGACGGAAGATACGGCATGGTCAAGGTGACGATCAACAGCCCGCGAGGCACCGATATCCCTGTCGACTACCGCCTCATTCGGAAGGATGACCAGTGGTTCGTTTATGACATCTCCATCCAAGGTGTGAGCCTGGTCAATAACTACCGGATCCAGTTCAACAGCATCCTCGCGAAGTCTTCTTTCGATGATCTGTTGAAGCAATTGAAAAGGAAAGTGGAGGAGCTTTCGTGA
- a CDS encoding conserved hypothetical protein (Evidence 4 : Unknown function but conserved in other organisms) has translation MKKFDLEFTVGLFVIAGIICLAYLSVRLARMEITGGSGYEIEACFTNTGGLKTGAAVTISGVEVGRVKSIVLEDYFACVVMQLPKGLAVQDDAIVSIKTKGLIGEKFVEISPGASETLIEPGGRIRDTQPALDFEELISNFVFGKV, from the coding sequence ATGAAAAAGTTCGATCTCGAGTTCACGGTTGGATTATTCGTCATCGCGGGGATCATCTGCCTCGCCTATTTGTCGGTTCGATTGGCACGGATGGAAATTACAGGCGGGTCAGGCTATGAAATCGAGGCCTGTTTCACCAACACAGGCGGACTCAAGACCGGCGCAGCGGTGACGATCAGCGGCGTGGAGGTGGGCCGTGTGAAATCCATTGTACTGGAGGACTACTTCGCCTGCGTTGTCATGCAGTTGCCGAAGGGGTTGGCTGTACAGGACGACGCCATCGTTTCCATCAAGACCAAGGGGTTGATCGGCGAAAAATTCGTTGAGATCTCCCCCGGCGCCTCCGAAACACTCATCGAGCCGGGCGGACGCATCAGGGACACGCAGCCCGCCCTCGATTTCGAAGAGCTGATTTCCAATTTCGTTTTCGGCAAGGTTTAA
- a CDS encoding ABC transporter, ATP-binding protein, with product MIRIQNLHKAFDGHAVLKGIDLEIRKGEVVALIGGSGSGKSVLIKHVAGLLKPDRGAVSVDGKNMAALKGKERIALRARLGFLFQGGALFDSMTVYENVAFPLKEKFRLSEKRIEARVLEELENVGLAGAENKFPSQISGGMAKRAALARALVTDPEIMLFDEPTTGLDPVTGLNIIRLIDACRKRLHFTGIIVTHAVPRVFAIVDKVVMLHEGRIKLQGRPKDFMESADPLVQAFVGHSLEGVEDTSTGSEGS from the coding sequence ATGATCAGGATCCAAAATTTACATAAGGCCTTCGATGGGCACGCCGTTCTGAAGGGGATCGACCTGGAGATCCGCAAGGGCGAAGTCGTGGCCTTGATCGGGGGCAGCGGGTCCGGAAAGAGCGTCTTGATCAAGCATGTGGCAGGCCTGCTGAAGCCGGACCGCGGGGCTGTTTCGGTCGACGGCAAGAACATGGCGGCGCTGAAGGGCAAGGAACGGATCGCGTTGAGGGCCCGCCTGGGTTTCCTTTTCCAGGGCGGCGCCCTTTTCGACTCCATGACGGTCTACGAGAACGTTGCGTTTCCTCTGAAGGAAAAGTTCCGCCTGAGCGAGAAGCGGATCGAGGCGCGGGTGTTGGAAGAGCTCGAAAACGTCGGCCTCGCCGGCGCGGAGAACAAGTTCCCCTCCCAGATCAGCGGCGGGATGGCCAAGCGCGCGGCCCTGGCGCGGGCCCTGGTCACCGATCCGGAGATCATGCTGTTCGATGAACCGACCACGGGTCTGGATCCGGTCACGGGGTTGAATATCATCCGCCTGATCGATGCCTGCCGAAAGCGGCTTCATTTTACCGGCATCATCGTGACACACGCCGTCCCGAGGGTATTCGCGATCGTCGACAAGGTCGTCATGCTTCACGAGGGAAGGATAAAACTCCAGGGGCGGCCAAAGGATTTTATGGAGTCAGCGGATCCGCTGGTGCAGGCGTTTGTCGGTCACAGCCTGGAGGGGGTGGAGGATACTTCCACAGGGAGCGAGGGTTCCTGA
- the yrbE gene encoding toluene transporter subunit: membrane component of ABC superfamily (Evidence 2b : Function from indirect experimental evidences (e.g. phenotypes); PubMedId : 9658016; Product type t : transporter) → MLAIRAIGGRSIEYVRRMGVMLLFLLEAVLFCFIPPIKLRRVMKQIRFIGFQSMLVIILTGAFSGMVLGFQGYYSLSRFGSEAFLGPMVGLALIKELGPVISALMVTGRAGSAIAAEIGIMRLTEQVDALELMGLNPFRYLIVPSLLAGLIAMPLLTAIFDVVGIFGGYAVGGKLLGVGAGTYFGEMSAYVEASDVLEGLYKSLSFGVIIVWVCCFKGFYTGIYTGFGAEGVSRATTEAVVLSSVLILVWDYFMTALLF, encoded by the coding sequence ATGTTGGCAATCCGTGCAATAGGGGGCAGGAGCATCGAATACGTGAGGCGGATGGGGGTTATGCTCCTGTTTCTGCTGGAAGCCGTCCTCTTCTGCTTCATTCCGCCTATCAAGCTGCGGCGCGTCATGAAGCAGATCCGGTTTATCGGCTTTCAGTCGATGCTCGTGATTATTCTGACCGGGGCGTTTTCCGGGATGGTGCTTGGGTTCCAAGGCTATTACAGCCTGAGCCGTTTCGGCTCAGAGGCGTTTTTGGGGCCCATGGTGGGGCTGGCGCTGATCAAGGAACTCGGGCCGGTCATTTCGGCCCTGATGGTCACCGGGCGCGCGGGATCCGCCATTGCGGCGGAGATCGGCATCATGCGCCTGACCGAGCAGGTCGACGCCCTCGAATTGATGGGCCTGAATCCTTTTCGCTACCTGATCGTCCCGAGTCTGCTGGCGGGCCTGATCGCCATGCCCCTTTTGACGGCGATATTCGATGTCGTGGGTATCTTCGGCGGATATGCGGTCGGCGGGAAACTCCTCGGCGTAGGCGCCGGGACCTATTTCGGAGAGATGAGCGCCTATGTGGAGGCCTCCGATGTTCTCGAAGGGCTTTACAAATCCCTGAGCTTCGGCGTCATCATCGTCTGGGTCTGCTGTTTCAAAGGGTTTTACACGGGCATCTATACGGGTTTTGGGGCCGAAGGCGTCAGCCGCGCCACGACAGAGGCCGTCGTCCTGTCCTCCGTCCTGATCCTGGTATGGGATTACTTCATGACGGCCTTGTTGTTCTGA
- a CDS encoding hypothetical protein (Evidence 5 : Unknown function): MTRRSLIGGMKQKRTASSRNRSITPIRLTYSMLLPPIARIANMGASLAKLALEVKKI; the protein is encoded by the coding sequence ATGACGCGCCGCAGCTTGATAGGCGGAATGAAGCAGAAGAGGACGGCTTCCAGCAGAAACAGGAGCATAACCCCCATCCGCCTCACGTATTCGATGCTCCTGCCCCCTATTGCACGGATTGCCAACATGGGCGCAAGTCTCGCAAAACTTGCGCTGGAAGTCAAAAAAATTTAA
- a CDS encoding Superoxide dismutase yields the protein MDLLWSRREMMKGIGMATLTLGLPGIYGKAFAGTAEEAKPAQSGACMLPPLPYAYDALEPYIDEQTLRIHHDKHHAGYVKGFNLAMEKLAEARKSGDYSLIKHWSREFAFNGAGHVLHALYWGNLAKEGGAPGGEFLQAAVRSFGSADAMLAQFAAATKAVEASGWGILAYEPYMGHLVIQQAEKHQDLAIWGVYPLLVCDVWEHAYYLKYQNKRGDYVDRFMKIINWKVVEERYERVKGIRGYR from the coding sequence ATGGACCTGTTATGGAGCAGGCGCGAAATGATGAAAGGCATCGGCATGGCTACGCTGACCTTAGGGCTTCCTGGCATTTACGGCAAGGCCTTCGCCGGCACGGCGGAGGAGGCCAAACCGGCACAGAGCGGTGCCTGCATGCTGCCGCCGCTTCCCTATGCCTACGATGCCCTCGAACCCTACATCGATGAACAAACCTTGAGGATTCACCATGACAAGCATCATGCCGGCTACGTGAAAGGCTTCAACCTTGCCATGGAAAAACTCGCGGAGGCGCGGAAGTCGGGCGACTACAGCCTAATCAAGCACTGGTCCCGCGAATTCGCATTCAACGGCGCGGGGCACGTCCTGCATGCCCTGTATTGGGGCAATCTCGCCAAAGAGGGCGGCGCGCCCGGCGGTGAATTCCTGCAGGCCGCCGTACGGAGTTTCGGCTCCGCCGACGCCATGCTCGCCCAGTTCGCAGCCGCAACCAAGGCCGTAGAAGCGAGCGGCTGGGGAATCCTCGCCTACGAGCCCTACATGGGGCATCTCGTCATCCAGCAGGCCGAAAAGCATCAGGACCTGGCGATCTGGGGCGTCTATCCCCTCCTGGTGTGCGATGTCTGGGAGCACGCCTATTACCTGAAATACCAGAATAAACGCGGGGATTACGTCGATCGGTTCATGAAAATTATCAACTGGAAGGTCGTCGAGGAACGCTACGAAAGGGTCAAAGGCATCCGCGGCTATCGCTGA